GCAGCGGAACCCACGGCGCCATGCCTCATACCGGAGTGGATCCCATCACCATCGCCGCCCGGATTATCGAGGGTATTCAACTGGTCCGGTCGAGAATGATCGATCCGCTCATCCCCTTTGTCGTATCCGTGGGGTCTATCCACGGGGGTTTTTCGGTAAATGTCATACCCGACGAGGTTGTCATGGGCGGGACTATCCGCACTCTGGAGCGTGAAACGCGCGCAGAAATCATCGGCCACCTTGAACGCATGGCCCGGTCGACTGCTCAGGCTTCAGGCGGGAAAGCGTTTTTCGAGATAACCGAATCCTTTCCGCCGAACATCAATGACGACCGTGCGATTGACCTGGTGCGGGATGCTGTACGTGAAACGCTGGGCCCGGAGAATATTGTGGAGATGAAGACACCAACCATGGGCGGAGAAGACTTTTCCTTTTTCCTGGAAAAAATTCCCGGGGCTTATTTCAAGCTGGGGGTAGGCGACCGCTTCCCTCTTCACAACCCGGCATTCGATTTCGATGACCGGGCGATCCCGGTCGGTATCGGGGTCATGACGGGAGTGGCGGTACGATTTCTGGAACGGGGATTTTGAAAAGACGGAATCCAGAAGACAGAATACAGAAGAAAAGATTAAACGGGTATGTCATTAAGTGAGCAAAGGTGATCTTCCGAAAGGTTAATCCC
This window of the Candidatus Latescibacter sp. genome carries:
- a CDS encoding M20 family metallopeptidase; the encoded protein is MKNSIAEIPREILETLIDIRHVLHRYPETAHKEFKTAETIETFLDGIGVRHSRCAETGVVALVGKEGGRTAALRADTDAIEVQDISGLPYTSVNKGVSHACGHDGHITILLGTAWALKQIESALPGVVKLIFQPAEESGTGAARMIRDGALSSPVPDAIFALHGWPGIPLGRIGCRSGPVMAAVDSFRITVKGSGTHGAMPHTGVDPITIAARIIEGIQLVRSRMIDPLIPFVVSVGSIHGGFSVNVIPDEVVMGGTIRTLERETRAEIIGHLERMARSTAQASGGKAFFEITESFPPNINDDRAIDLVRDAVRETLGPENIVEMKTPTMGGEDFSFFLEKIPGAYFKLGVGDRFPLHNPAFDFDDRAIPVGIGVMTGVAVRFLERGF